GGATTCAGACCCCCTACAAAAATTTTCTTTACCGGATCCTTTTTCATGGCCATGGCCTTTTTGGGGTCAATGACACGGCCATCCAGCCTGTGTTCCTTCTGGTCTAGAACCTGTCCCAACAGAAGAAAACCAAGTTTTAACTCAGCAGCACCACCCTCACCAAGGCCCTTCCTTGAGCCACACAGGCCCCAACACTGGTACACAAACTTGTTCATCCCCTCCAAACTACCCTCAATCTGACTTAGCAACCGAACTTCATCTAACTTCAAGTACAGCTCTTTTATCTGAATACCTACAgcccaccccggcccccaccaGCTTTCCCAGGAGCAGCAGTTTAAAGCTGGTCTCTCAAAAGTAAAGAAACGGTGATGAAGAGTCCAGGCTGAGGGTGGGCTGCTCGGTTGGAAACCACCCCTTTCTGGTGTATAAACTCTTCTACTTACACTTCTGagtattttctgtaaaatgagactaAAATAATGCCTACTCCACAGCAACTCTAGACTCCTTATTCTAGTGCTCATAAAACAATGGCTTTATCAGTGCCAGTGTAGGCATCAAACACCAATTAAACTCTTCCTGCACGACCTGAGTCCATACCTACTACCCACCccttaatctgtatttttaatccCTTCAAAAACAGTTAAGTTCCTCACCTGTTTTTCCCCAAAGCTCAACCACCTACAGAACACACCAACTAATCATGCTCAGAATGGTATCAGTATTCTCTTAGAATGAACTTAAGACCACTGACATCAAATATCCTGCTTACCTTCTCCACACTGGCTGCATCTTTGAAGAGGATAAACCCAAACCCTCTTGACCGGCCAGTGTTTGGATCCATTTTTATGGTACAGTCAACGACCTCTCCAAATTTGGTAAAATAATCCTTTAGGTCCTTTTTGCTGGTATCCCAGCTCAGGCCTCCAACGAACATTTTTCTGAAATGGTAAAGACACGTGCCAGCCCTTCCTGGGTACAGGTTCTAAGCAAAGTCGCCATCTAGCACACAGATCTACCCTGAGTCCCCCAGGGTCCTACATTTGGAAGGCGTCAACAAATCCCACCCTCCCAAACAACCTTGACCCTAGAGCAGCTTCAGACTCGGTGGCCCCCGACGGGGCAAGGGGGCCAAGGGCACTCTGGCCCGGGCACCTATCGGCCCTTAACGCACGGAGGGAGCCATGTGCCGAACAAGCACGTCTCTCCAGCGGCCGTCgtccctgcccctccaggccACCCCCGAGAACTCGCTCTTAAGGAACTCGAGGCTTCCGGGGGCCGGAGACCGCGTTCAGACCGTGACTCcgcccccggggagggggggaacGGGAGGCCGCGAGGCCGCGGCCGGGGCGCGCGCCAACTCCGCCCACGCAGCCCCGCCGAACCCCAGGCCGGCCCGGCCCCGGGTCCGAGCGCACTGCCCTTTccgggccgcccgcccgcccccggcccagcGCGAGCGGCCCCGGGGCGGCGCCAAAGCCGACCCAACAAACTCCTGCAAACTCCGGCGCGAACGGCGAGCCCGCGAGCggaggggccgggcggcgggcagCCAGCaggccccggccgcccgcccctccccccgccgcgtGGCGCCAACAAAAGGCGGCCCCGGAACAAAGGCGGCGCCCCGGTCGGCCCGCGGCCGCACCTACCCCGCGTCCTCCTCGTTCTTGCTGGCATTGATCTGGTCGCCCTCGGCGCCGTTCTGGTTGCCGGCCGGGGGCGCCGCGCTCCCGCCTCCGGCGCCCGTCGCGGCCCCGGTGCCGGACCCCGCCGGCGACTCGCCTTCGGGGGCGGCCTCGTGTCCGTTCTCGGTGGCGCCCGTCGTCTCCATGGGCTGCTCCTCACCCGCTTCCGACATGCTAGGCCGAGGCGCGGCAGCTCCTGCAACGAGCGGCCCCGGCGCGTCAGGCCCGCGCGGCTCCCGCCCCGgctcccgcccgccgcccgcgggccCGGCCGCTCACCTCGCCGCCGATGACGCCGCGGGGCCCGCTCGTCCCCACCCGCCGGGAAGGCGCCGCGGGCTCGGCCGCGCTCACGCCTGCGCTGCCGGGCCTAGCCTCCGCCGCCAACGGAGCCGCCGCGACCTCgcgccctccgccgccgccgccgccgcgccgcacAGACGCACCGACCGACAAGCTCACTCGGGCCCGCGCGGTGCCGCCGCCTGACAATGCCGACTCGTGGCGCTCTTTATAATGCCGGGGCCGGGCCCACCTCGCAACAAGGCGCGTGCTCATTGGTTTCGCTCGCCCGTCACTCAAACGCGCGCTAGCGCCCCATTGG
This portion of the Canis lupus dingo isolate Sandy chromosome 11, ASM325472v2, whole genome shotgun sequence genome encodes:
- the HNRNPAB gene encoding heterogeneous nuclear ribonucleoprotein A/B isoform X2; translated protein: MSEAGEEQPMETTGATENGHEAAPEGESPAGSGTGAATGAGGGSAAPPAGNQNGAEGDQINASKNEEDAGKMFVGGLSWDTSKKDLKDYFTKFGEVVDCTIKMDPNTGRSRGFGFILFKDAASVEKVLDQKEHRLDGRVIDPKKAMAMKKDPVKKIFVGGLNPEATEEKIREYFGEFGEIEAIELPMDPKSNKRRGFVFITFKEEEPVKKVLEKKFHTISGSKCEIKVAQPKEVYQQQQYGSGGRGNRNRGNRGSGGGGGSGGQGSTNYGKSQRRGGHQNNYKPY